A single region of the Rhizobium sp. NLR16a genome encodes:
- a CDS encoding TIGR00645 family protein yields MKALELIIERIILSSRWILVAFYIGLVAALAVYAVSFGYKFLKIAADVFVLDEAEMILAMLGLIDAALVASLIVMVMISGYENFVSRFDEASDADNEVSFLGKLDSGSLKIKVASSIVAISSIHLLQVFLNADKYDDGKIMWLTLMHLAFVASAVMLGFLEKLMSVTSKNDLKDKG; encoded by the coding sequence ATGAAAGCACTGGAACTCATCATCGAGCGCATCATCCTGTCGAGCCGCTGGATCCTGGTCGCCTTCTATATCGGCCTGGTGGCGGCGCTCGCCGTCTATGCCGTTTCCTTCGGCTACAAGTTCCTGAAAATCGCCGCCGATGTTTTCGTGCTCGACGAGGCGGAAATGATCCTTGCCATGCTCGGCCTAATCGATGCCGCCCTCGTCGCCAGTCTGATCGTCATGGTGATGATTTCAGGCTACGAGAATTTCGTCAGCCGTTTCGACGAGGCCAGCGATGCGGACAACGAGGTTTCCTTCCTTGGCAAGCTCGATTCAGGTAGCCTCAAGATCAAGGTCGCCTCCTCGATCGTCGCCATCTCCTCCATCCACTTGCTGCAGGTCTTTCTCAATGCCGACAAATACGACGACGGCAAGATCATGTGGCTGACTCTGATGCACCTCGCCTTCGTCGCCTCGGCCGTCATGCTCGGCTTCCTCGAGAAGCTCATGAGCGTGACATCGAAGAACGATTTGAAGGACAAGGGATAG